In the Pseudomonas orientalis genome, one interval contains:
- a CDS encoding pyridoxal phosphate-dependent aminotransferase: protein MITSKLPNVGTTIFTSMSQLAAETGAINLSQGFPDFNGPQDLLDAVSRHVANGHNQYAPMSGLPALRQQVAAKIARSYGVSVDADLEVTITPGATQGIFCAIQAVIRTGDEVIIFDPCYDSYAPSVELAGGRCVHLQLGLQDFSLDLERIKDALSPRTRMIVLNTPHNPSGALVSREELDQLAELIRGRDIYLLSDEVYEHLVFDDVPHVSVLAHEELYSRAFVVSSFGKTYHVTGWKTGYVVAPPALTAELRKVHQYVSFCGVTPLQYALADFMAGHPQHVDALPAFYQAKRDLFCQLLAPSRFSFSPSAGTYFQLVDYSRIRPDLDDVAMSEWMTREHGVASIPISVFYRNPPQGQRLVRLCFAKREETLQQAAEKLCVI from the coding sequence ATGATCACCAGCAAGCTGCCGAATGTCGGCACGACCATTTTCACCAGCATGTCGCAGTTGGCGGCCGAAACCGGCGCAATCAACCTGTCCCAGGGTTTCCCCGACTTCAATGGCCCTCAAGACCTGCTCGATGCCGTAAGCCGGCACGTCGCCAACGGTCATAACCAGTACGCACCGATGAGCGGCTTGCCCGCGCTGCGCCAGCAGGTAGCGGCAAAGATCGCCCGCAGCTACGGTGTCAGCGTCGATGCGGATCTTGAGGTGACCATTACGCCCGGCGCCACCCAAGGCATTTTCTGCGCGATCCAGGCGGTTATCCGCACCGGCGACGAAGTGATCATCTTCGACCCTTGCTATGACAGCTACGCACCCTCGGTGGAGCTGGCCGGCGGGCGCTGCGTGCATCTGCAGTTGGGCTTGCAGGATTTCAGCCTGGATCTGGAGCGCATCAAGGACGCGCTGTCGCCGCGCACGCGCATGATTGTGCTCAATACCCCGCACAACCCCAGTGGCGCGCTGGTCAGCCGTGAGGAATTGGACCAGTTGGCCGAGCTGATTCGCGGCCGCGATATCTATCTGCTCAGCGATGAAGTGTACGAACACCTGGTGTTCGATGATGTGCCCCATGTCAGCGTGCTGGCCCATGAAGAGCTGTATTCGCGTGCGTTCGTAGTCAGCTCGTTCGGCAAGACGTATCACGTCACGGGCTGGAAAACCGGCTATGTGGTGGCACCGCCGGCCCTCACCGCCGAGCTGCGCAAGGTGCATCAATACGTCAGTTTCTGTGGCGTCACGCCGTTGCAATACGCGCTGGCCGATTTCATGGCCGGGCACCCGCAGCATGTGGACGCGCTGCCGGCGTTCTACCAAGCCAAGCGCGACCTGTTCTGTCAGTTGCTGGCGCCGTCGCGGTTCAGCTTCAGCCCATCGGCGGGGACTTACTTCCAACTGGTGGATTATTCCCGGATCCGCCCGGATCTGGATGATGTCGCCATGTCCGAATGGATGACGCGCGAACACGGCGTGGCATCCATTCCGATCTCGGTGTTTTACCGCAACCCACCCCAAGGCCAGCGCCTGGTGCGCCTGTGCTTTGCCAAACGCGAGGAGACGCTGCAACAAGCGGCGGAGAAACTATGCGTGATTTGA
- a CDS encoding amidohydrolase: MRDLSALPNLNIALIQTTLAWHDRQANLEHFELLLEQANGADLIVLPEMFTTGFSMESAALAEQENGPTQRWLQAQAAKYNAVITGSVIIQAADGSHRNRLLWARPDGEVLYYDKRHLFRMAGEHDHYTPGERQVQFELKGWRIRPLICYDLRFPVWSRDAQDTDLLLYTANWPGARRQHWNRLLPARAIENLCYVAAVNRVGTDGKGFAYTGDSQVLDFQGETLLSAGEADGVFQVVLDAAELAAYRTKFPANLDADSFQFV; this comes from the coding sequence ATGCGTGATTTGAGTGCCTTGCCGAACCTGAACATCGCCCTGATCCAGACCACCCTGGCGTGGCACGACCGCCAGGCCAATCTCGAGCATTTCGAGCTGCTGCTGGAACAGGCCAACGGCGCCGACCTGATCGTATTGCCGGAGATGTTCACCACCGGGTTCTCCATGGAATCGGCCGCCCTGGCCGAACAGGAAAACGGCCCGACTCAGCGCTGGCTTCAAGCCCAGGCGGCGAAATACAACGCCGTGATCACCGGCAGTGTGATCATCCAGGCGGCGGACGGCAGCCACCGTAACCGCCTGCTCTGGGCGCGCCCCGACGGTGAAGTGCTGTATTACGATAAACGCCACCTGTTCCGCATGGCCGGCGAGCACGATCACTACACGCCCGGCGAGCGCCAGGTGCAGTTCGAGTTGAAAGGCTGGCGTATCCGCCCGCTGATTTGCTACGACCTGCGCTTCCCGGTGTGGAGTCGCGATGCCCAGGACACCGACTTGCTGTTGTACACCGCCAATTGGCCGGGTGCGCGGCGTCAGCACTGGAACCGTTTGTTGCCGGCACGGGCGATTGAAAATCTGTGCTATGTGGCAGCGGTAAATCGGGTGGGGACTGACGGCAAGGGCTTTGCCTACACCGGCGATAGCCAGGTGTTGGATTTCCAGGGTGAGACATTGCTGAGCGCGGGGGAGGCGGATGGGGTATTCCAGGTGGTTCTGGATGCAGCGGAGTTGGCGGCGTATCGCACCAAGTTCCCGGCGAACCTGGATGCCGATAGTTTTCAGTTTGTCTGA